Within the Stenotrophomonas sp. 610A2 genome, the region TGGAAGTGCGCCGCATCCTGCGCCAGGACCTGCTGGAAGTGGAAGGCGTGGACGCTGCGCACTGAGCCTGTGGCGGGCTGCGTGCAGCCCGGGCAATGGATCAGGCCGGAGAGCGTCGCGCTGAGCTGCGACGCAGGAGATAGCTGAGCTGCGTGATCGAGCGCTGCTCAGCCGATGCGGCGACCAACCACGGTTGCCAATCCGGCCAACAGCAGGGTCACCACGAAGCACAGCAGATAGCCGGTGGTTTCATTGCCGCCGACCGTTGTGGCAAACAGCGAGCCGGAGATCGCCAGCGTCGATGCCACCGCGATGCCTTCGCTCAGCTGCAAGGCCGAGCTGTTTGCACCTTGCTCGTGCGGCGCCGACAGTGACAAGGTCAGCACCGACAGGCTGGGGTAGATCAGGCCCATGCCCAGCCCGGTCAGCGCCCAGCCGGCAAGCGCCAGCATCAAGGGCACGCCCGGATACAGCGTGAGCACGGAAATCAGCAGGCCTGCCAGCATCAGCCAGGTGCCGGCCTGCAGCATGTGAGTGCGGCGCCAACCGAAGTGCTGGTGGCCTTGCATCCATGAGCCGGAGAACCAGCCCAGCGCACCCAGGCTGAGCGCTGCGCCGGCCCACAGCGGTGACAGGTCGCGCTCGCGCTGCAGCAGCAATGGCAGGAAGGCTTCGGCGCCAAAGAAGGCCGACGCGGCAATGCCACGCAAGGCGATCACGCTGGGCAGGCCGCGGCGCAGCAGCAAGCTGCCGCTGGGCAGCAGATGACGCGCGCAGAAAATCAAAGCGATCACTGCCACCGTCATCACCGCCAGCGCCTGCATGCCCTGCAGCTGTCCGCCGACATACAGCAACAGCGCGGCCAGCGCCGTGCCTATCGCCCAGCGCACCACTGGCCGCTGCTCGACATCGCGACGGATGCTGGTTTGGGTACTGCGCAAGGCCGGCAACAGCAGCCAGGCCGCCGGCAAGGCCAACACCGGCACGATGAGGAAGACCCAGCGCCAGCTCAGGTGCTGCACGATCAGTCCGCTCAGGCTTGGGCCGATCAGCGAGGGCACCACCCAGCCAGCGGAGAAGGCTGCGAATACCTTGGGGCGCAGCGCTTCCGGATAGGTGCGCGCAACCAGCACATACAGCGACACCGAGATCGCGCCGATGCCGACGCCCTGTAGCAGGCGGCCGACGATCAATACATCCATGCGCGGCGCCAAACCGGCCAGCAGCAGGCCAATCAGGAAGCTGCCCAGGCCCAGCCACAACGGTCGTGCCGGACCTTGCTGGTCGCACATGCGGCCGGCCAGGGTCATGCCGATCACGCTGGTGGCCAGTGCACCGCCGAAGGCCAGCGCGTACAGGCGTAGTCCGTCCAAGGCCTCGGCCACGCTCGGCATTGCGGCGGCCACGGCCAGCGCCTCGAAGGCGATCAGCGAGATCAGCGCAACCATTCCGAAGGTGGTAGCACGGTACTGCGGGGCGAGGATGGAGGTGCTTGCCGGCGGGGCCGAGGCGATGCTTTGGGAACTCATGATGCGACGCTGCTGCTTGAGTTGCGGCTGGGGGGCGTGCAGCATCACACCTCAACCATGGTTGAGGTCAAGTGATGTCCACGCGGGAACTGAGTGTAGGTGAAGTGGCCAAGCGCAGCGGTGTTGCGGTATCGGCCTTGCACTTCTATGAGCGCAAGGGACTGATCCGGAGCCAGCGCACCGCCGGTAACCAGCGGCGATTCCAGAGTGATGTGCTGCGTCGGCTGGCGTTGATCCAGGCCGCACAGCGGGTGGGCATGCCGCTGCAGGCGGTGGCCGAGCGCCTGGCGGAACTGCCGGAAGGGCGCGCGCCCACAAAGGCTGACTGGGCGAAGATGTCCGCGCGCTGGCGCAAGGAGCTGGATGAGCGCATCGCGACATTGCAGTTCATGCGCGACCAGCTCAGCGATTGCATTGGCTGCGGTTGCCTGTCGTTGAAGCGCTGCGGCCTGCTGAATCCGCAGGACGTGCTGGGGCAGCGAGGCGAAGGCCCGCAACGCGTGGGCTAGCGTTGCGAGACGGGATAGGCAAGCTGCCGGGTATCGGACGACACGCCAGCAGTGCATGCTGCCCGGGCCACGGTGCGTGGCCCGGATGCATCAGATTTCCGCTTCGATCGCCGGCATCGCCAGACGCGAGCGGGTCAGTACCATGCCGAGGTTGGCGGTGCGGCGGCAGACGAACACCATCACGTAGTCCGGGTAGCGCTTGCCGCGCATGAAGACGTGGATCAGGTTTTCGCTGTTGACGATGATTTCCTGGAAGTAATGTGCGCCTTCCTGGTCTTCCAGGCCGCGTGCGCGGCGGAACATCTGCTCGATGCTGCGGATGTTCGGGCCCTGGTACAGATCGGCGGTAGCCGCGGCGACCAGATCCAGCACTTCGCGCGGATGCGAATCCACGGTGCGTACCGACAGCAGCATGCCGGAGCTGATATCGACGTAGCCGGCGGCCACGCATTCGGGGATGGAGGCAACGGATTGCTGCAGGGTGGTGTCGAGCGACATGGGGGAATCCTTGCGGAAGGGGGGAGAAAAGGAATAGCGATGCCCGCAGGCCGCAGTGCGACCCGGCATCACTCAGGGGTTGATCAATCGCAGGCGCGTATCAGCAGGTTTTCTTCCAGTGCATGCAGCAGGTCTTCCTGCTCCTGCGACTGCACGAAACCCGGGTCCAAGGTGCGCAGGCGGCGCAGCGCTTCATCGGCGGTGAGCCCTTCGCGGATCAGCCACGCGGCCAACACCATGCCGGTGCGGCCAAGGCCGGCCAGGCAGTGCACGGCGACGACTTCGCCTTCGCGCAACATCACCTCGATCTTGGCCAGCAGCAGCTTGGCCCACAGCAAGGGCGGTGCGCCGCGGTCAACGATGCCCAGGTGGTAGCTGCGCAGACCGAAAGCTGCCAAGCGTTCAGCCGACATCTCGCGTTCGGTGAGGTTGACCAGCATGGTCACGCCCATGCCACGCAGCAAGGCCAGATCGTGATCTATGGCGAATACCACGCCGGGCATCGGGCAGCCGGCGAGCTTGCCCGGCACCAGCCAGTGGAAGCCATTGGGGCCGCGCCGTGAGGGCGTGGCGGAAAGACGGACTGGTGCAGGTGTAGATGCTGGCAACGGACGAGCAATGGAAGTCTCGGCTGCGGCGCCGACAGCTCGGCCTGGTGATTTCTCAGCGATGACAACTGGTGCAGGCGCGGCCACACCATCGGCCAGTTCCTCGGGACGTGCATCCGGTGCCGGTACATGGCAGCTGCCGGTGCGCAGGAACTGCGCCAGCACAGCGTGCTGCCCGCGATTGGCAAAGAAGGCCTCCACGGGTGCATCAACCTGTATCTGGCCGCCGGCCAGCAGAATCACCCGCGAAGCGATACGTCGGGCCTGGCCTTGATGGTGCAGGCTGACCAGGCAGCAGTGCGTGGCGGACAGGCGCTCTATCAGTGTGAGCACGGCTTCGGCGTCGGTCGACTCCAGTTCGCTGGTCGGCTCGTCGATCAATAGCAGCGGACTGCCGCTGAAGGCGGCGCGCAGGATGGCGACCTGGCGGGCGAGTCCGCGCGGCAGGTCGATCACCCGCTGCTGCAGATGCGCGGCTACAGCGGTGGCGCCCAGGGCCTGCAGGCGCGCGTCGATCTGTTCGCGCAATGCCTGTGGCTTGTTGCCTGATTGCGGGCGCAGCGCGGCGCTGAGGTTCTCCAGTACGCTGAAGCCAAGTTCGCGTGCGTGTTGTTGGACCAAAACCGGCGGTTGGGTCGTGTTGGCCAGCGGCTTGCCCTGGAACAGCAACGTGCCCCAGCGCTCGCCATGTGCATTGCTTTGCCCGGACAGCGCCTGCAGCAACGAGGACTTGCCGGTGCCGCCCGGGCCCATCAACACCACGATGCCGGTACCGCTGATGCTCAGATCAATAGATGCCAACACAGTGCGTTGGCCACGGCGCATGCCCCAGCCTTGCAGCTGCAGCAACGGAGTAGGGGAGTTGTGGACTGGCAAGTACGTCACTCTGCCCGTCGCAAACCCGTTTCTGGGGCCTGCGCGGAATTGGAAAGGCGGTCAGTATGGTTTGTGTTAATTCCATGTCAATTTGACTTTGTGATGTGCGCGCGCAGGCTGCATCAGACGCGCAGGCAGCGACCTGTTCGCAGCTGCGCGGTCATATCAAATTGATTGGGAAAGGAAATGCGTGCATTTCCGGCAGCGTTGCAAACGCCATTTCCAACGACGAATACGGCGTTGGAGCGCTGAACAAGACGATGCTTATTGTTTCAGCGGGATTCAGAAATTCCGCTCGAAACCCACGTTTCCTGCGCCTGCATCTGCAGTGATCTGCAGGTCGATGCGCAGTTGATCGCGCGGATGTGCATCGAGTACGCCGATCAGATCTGTGTACTCGCCGGTACGCACGGCACGCAATTCAATCTGCTGACGTTTGCCGGAGAGATCGGTGGCGACGGCCTGCACCTTGCCGTCTGTTGGCAGTTCTTCGCCTTGCGCGAGTTGCCGCAGGGCGACCACCAGCAGTGCGCGGTCGGCTTCGCGCTGCACCTGATAGCTGCGTGCCACGGCATCGTTCATCGCCAGCGTTGGCAGCAGGTTGTAGTGCACGCGCAGCTTGCCGAGGTCGGTGTGGCTGGGTTGCGCTTGTTGGATGACGGCTGCGCGCGGGGAGGGCTCTGCGGAACAGGCGGCGAGGGTAAGCAGCAGGGTGGAGGACAGCGTTAGGGCGAACCGGGGCATGGTGTTGGTGTCCTTGGGCTGTGGTGTTGGATTGGGCTTTTTTGATTGCTTGAAAGCTACAAGGCTTCGCCTTGCCCCTCTCCCGAACCCCCGCTCCGCGCCCCGGCCCTTGCGCCAGCGCAAGGGCGTTCGATGGGCAGCGAACCGGCGGTTCGCAAGCTGCCCCTCTCACCCCACAAGGGGAGAAGGGCTTGGTATTGCGTGCAACTTGCAGCGTTCTTGCTGCTCAATCGTTCGCTGCAGACAGTTCCTTGCCGCGTTTCGCCGCAGCATCAATGGCGCGCGCTGTCAGTGCTTCAAAGCCGCCGGCCTGGAAGGTTTCTATCGCTGCCTGGGTTGTGCCGCCCGGCGAGGTGACGCGGCGACGTAGTTCGGCCGGGGCTTCGCCGGCTTCGGTCAGCATCCGTGCGGCGCCGAGGACGGTTTCGAGTACCAGTGTGCGTGCCGCGTCCGCCGGCAGGCCTTGTTCCAGTGCAGCGGCTTCCATCGCTTCGGCCAGCAGGAAAATATAGGCCGGGCCGCTGCCGGAGACGGCGGTCACTGCGTCCATCTGTGCTTCGTCATCGATCCAGACGGTGCGGCCGGCGCTGGCAAGCAGCTGTTCGGTCTGCGAGCGCTGGGCAGCGGACACGCGCGGATTGGCGAACAGGCCGGTGACGCCTGCGCCCAATAGGGCGGGAGTGTTGGGCATGGCACGGACGACGGCCTGGTTGCCGCCGAGCCAGCGCTCCAACTGTGCGGCGGTGATGCCGGCGGCGATCGATGCGACTACCGGTTGCTGGCTGGCGGCAACCGGACTCAGTGCTTCGCAGACCGAGCGCATCACCTGCGGCTTGACCGCCATCAGCCATAGTCCGGCATGCGCCGCGGCGGCTTCAGCGGCGTTGTAGGTATGCACGCCGAAGTCCTGCGCCAGCGCCTCGCGCAGGGCGGCGACCGGTTCGGCGACATGGATGCGGCTGGCGGCCATGCCGCGACGCAGCAAACCAGCGATCAGGCTGCGCGCCATGTTGCCGCCGCCGATGAAGGCGACATCTGTGTCGGGGAGGTCTGGGTGCATGTTGCTGGTCATCAATCCGATCTCACTGCGATCAAGGGGTGGGGCGCTGGCCGAACAAGGCGGTGCCGACCCGGACCATGGTCGAGCCGGCGGCGATGGCTTCGGCAAAGTCACTGCTCATGCCCATCGAAAGTGTATCGACCCGCGGGTGGTGCGCGGCCAGATCGGTAAACAAGGCCTGCATCCGCGCGAACGCGGCCTGCCGCTTGGCCGCTTCCGGGAACGGTGCCGGGATCGCCATCAGGCCGCGCAGGCAGAGCCGCGGTTCGCCAGCGATGGCTTCGGCCAAGGCGTTTACCTGCTCCGGGGCGCAGCCGTGCTTGCTGTCCTCGTCGTCGATGTTGACCTGGATCAGCACGTTGAGGGGGGGCAAAGCGGACGGGCGGGCCTTGGCCAAAGCGGTGACCAGCTTGCCCCGGTCAACGGTCTGCACCCAGTCGAAGACCTGTGCGGCCAGCTCGGCCTTGTTGGACTGCAGGTGGCCGATCAGGTGCCACTCCAGGCCCAGCCCGGCCAGCTCGGTGATCTTGGCGGCAGCCTCCTGCACATAGTTTTCACCAAAGGCGCGCTGTCCTTGGGCGGCCAGGCCGGCCACCGCCGCTGCCGGCTGCAGCTTGGAAACGGCCAGCAGGCGGACCGCCCGGGAGGGGCTGGAAGCAGCGTCGATCTGCTGGCGGAGGGTGGCTAAAGGTACCGTTTGCAAAACATCAACCTCTTACGTGGGAAGGCTATACTGCCCGCCAGGGGAAACACCTTACATATACTCGCAACGCAGGGGACAGAGCGCGTATGGATATCGCTGAACTTTTGGCGTTCTCGGTCAAGAACAAGGCCTCGGACCTCCACCTCTCCGCTGGCCTGCCGCCGATGATCCGCGTGGACGGTGACGTCCGTCGCATCAACATCCCGGCCCTGGACCACAAACAAGTGCACGCGCTGGTGTACGACATCATGTCGGACAAGCAGCGTCGTGATTACGAAGAATTCCTCGAGGTCGACTTCTCGTTCGAGATTCCCTCGCTGGCGCGCTTCCGTGTCAACGCGTTCAACCAGAACCGCGGTGCCGGTGCGGTGTTCCGTACCATTCCCTCGGAAGTGCTGACGCTGGAAGACCTGGCCTGCCCGCCGATCTTCCGTGAGTTGATCGAACAGCCGCAGGGTCTGATCCTGGTCACCGGCCCGACCGGTTCGGGCAAGTCGACCACGCTGGCGGCGATGATCGACCACATCAACAAGAACGAATACGGTCACATCCTCACCGTCGAGGATCCGATCGAATTCGTGCACACCTCGCAGAAGTGCCTGATCAACCAGCGCGAAGTGCACCGCGATACGCACGGCTTCAACGAAGCACTGCGTTCGGCCTTGCGTGAAGACCCGGACATCATCCTGGTCGGCGAATTGCGTGACCTTGAGACCATCCGCCTGGCACTGACCGCGGCAGAAACCGGTCACCTGGTGTTCGGCACCCTGCATACCAGCTCGGCGGCCAAGACCATCGACCGTATCATCGACGTGTTCCCGGCCGGCGAAAAGCCGATGGTGCGCTCGATGCTGTCCGAGTCGCTGCGTGCGGTCATCTCGCAGGCACTGCTCAAGCGCGTTGGTGGTGGCCGTGTGGCCTCGCACGAAATCATGGTGGCAACACCGGCTATCCGTAACCTGATCCGCGAAGACAAGGTGGCGCAGATGTACTCGTCCATCCAGACCGGCCAGCAGGTGGGCATGCAGACGCTGGACCAGAACCTGCAGGATCTGGTCAAGCGCAGTCTGGTCACGCGCAACCAGGCCAAGGAATACGCCAAGGACAAGCGTCTGTTCGAGTAATTCCAGGTTTCGGGATTAGAGATTCGGAATTCGGGATTCGCAAAAGCCGGAATCGACGGGGCGCCGTGGAGTCATCCCACGCCCTGTCCCGGCTCTCCATCGGGAGCCAGACATGAGCACTATTGATTTCACCTCGTTCCTCAAGCTGATGGCGCACCAGAAGGCGTCGGACCTTTTCATCACCGCCGGCATGCCGCCGTCGATGAAGGTCAACGGCAAGCTGTCACCGATCACCCAGACACCGCTGACGGCGCAGCAAAGCCGCGACATGGTGCTCAACGTGATGACGCCGTCGCAGCGCGAGGAATTCGAGAAAACCCACGAATGCAACTTCGCCATCGGCGTCTCCGGCGTGGGTCGCTTCCGTGTGAGCTGCTTCTACCAGCGCAACCAGGTGGGCATGGTGCTGCGTCGCATCGAGACGCGCATTCCCACCGTGGAAGAGCTGAACCTGCCGCCGGTGATCAAGACGCTGGCGATGACCAAGCGCGGCATCATCCTGTTCGTCGGCGCCACCGGTACCGGCAAGTCGACCTCGCTGGCAGCGATGATCGGCTACCGCAACCAGAACTCGACCGGCCACATCATCACCATCGAAGACCCGATCGAATTCGTGCACAAGCATGAAGGCTGCATCGTGACCCAGCGCGAAGTCGGCATCGATACCGACAGCTGGGAAGCGGCGTTGAAGAACACGCTGCGGCAGGCGCCGGACGTGATCATGATCGGCGAAATCCGTACCCGCGAGGGCATGGATCACGCGGTTGCGTTCGCTGAAACCGGTCACCTGGTGCTGGCCACGCTGCATGCCAACAACGCCAACCAGGCGATGGATCGCATCATCAACTTCTTCCCGGAAGATCGCCGCAATCAGCTGTTGATGGATCTGTCGCTGAACCTGAAGGGTGTGGTCGCGCAGCAGCTGGTGCCGACCCCGGACGGCAAGAGCCGCCGCGTGGCGATGGAAATCCTGCTGGGCACGCCGCTGGTGCAGGACTACATCCGCGATGGCGAAGTGCACAAGCTGAAGGAAGTGATGAAGGATTCCGTGCAGTTGGGCATGAAGACCTTCGACCAGAGCCTGTTCGAGCTGTACCAGGCCGGCGAGATCAGCTACGACGACGCCTTGCGTTACGCCGACTCGCAGAACGAGGTGCGCCTGCGCATCAAGCTGTCGCAGGGCGGTGATGCCAAGACCTTGTCGCAGGGTCTGGACGGCGTGGAGATTGCCGAGGTTCGCTGAGTCTGGCGGGTTTGGTGGTTTGAAAAGCCGCTCCTTTTTGGGGCGGCTTTTTTGTTTTGGGGGCAAGAGCAAGATCAACAGCAAGATCAAGAGCACCCCTCCCGAACCCTCCCCTTCGCTGCGCGAAAGGGAGGGGCCAGAGCCAGAGCCAAAGCGAAAGGGAAAGCGAAAGCAGAAGCCGAAATCCAGGCTGAGGCCGCTCTTCCCCCTCCCTTTCGCGTAGCGAAGGGGAGGGCCGGGGAGGGGTGCTCTTGCTCTTGCTCTCGCTTTTGCTATTGCTCCCAGCTCCCGCTCAACTCAATAGCATCCTGGCAATTTACCGCCCCATCCAAGCCGGCCCAATCGCCGCAATCTTCACCATCACCGGGCAATCCTCCCGGTGCGCCCCGGGCAGGTAGCCCAGGCTCATCAAAAATTCACCGGTGATCTCGCCACCGGTGAACCGGAACGTCTTCTTGAACAGCTTCACCCACTCCGGCTTGGTCAGCGGGTGGTGCGCATCCAGCCACTGCGCAAAGCCGCCATGGGACGCACGCAGCCCCTGGATCACCTGCGCGTTATGGATCGCCGCCAGCACCTTGAGCCGGTTGCGGATGATGCTGGCGTCGGCCATCAACCGGGCGATATCCGCTTCCCCATAGGCCGCCACCGCGTCCACATCGAAGCCGCTGTAGGCACTGCGGAAGCCTTCACGCTTGCGCAGGATGGTTTCCCAGCTCAAACCGGCCTGGTTGATCTCCAGCAGCAGGCGTTCGAAGAGCTCGCGTTCATCGCGCTGCGGAAAGCCGTACTCGTTCTCGTGGTACGGCCCGTGCACGGGGTGGCCCGGGGCGAAATCACAGTAGTAGGTCATCGGCGTCTCCGCGTTAAGGAAGCCCGGATTATCGCCGCTACGAGGCGGCGGACGGCCGCAGCCGGTAGAATGCAGACATGTCTGCGCTGTCACCACCTCTATCCAACCATCTGCTGGTGGCACTGCCATCGCTTGTCGATCCACTGTTCGCCCGCAGCGTGGCCCTGATCTGCCAGCACGATGACAACGGCGCCATGGGCGTCGTGGTCAACCAACCCTCCGATTTCACCCTGGGCGATGTGTTCGCGCAGATGGAGATCGATACCGACGACGGCGACCTGCGCGCCGTACCTGTGCTCAATGGCGGCCCGGTGCACACCGAGCGCGGTTTCGTCATCCATGACGATGCCCGCGCATGGGATTCCAGCCTGAAAGTGGCCGATGGTCTTTATCTGACCACCTCCCGCGACATCCTCGAGGCGATGGCCCGTGGCGAAGGCCCGCGCAATGCGCTGGTCACGCTTGGCTGTGCCGGCTGGAGCGAAGGGCAGTTGGAGCAGGAGCTGGCCGACAACAGCTGGCTGACCGTGCCTGCCGATGCCACCGTATTGTTCGAAACGCCGCTGGACGAGCGCTGGCAGCTTGCCGGCTCGCGGATCGGTGTGGATCTGTTCCTGGTCACCGGGTACAGCGGCCGTGCCTGAGTCCAGCGCACTTTCCACCAGCAGCACGGTCCTGGGTTTCGATGTCGGCTCGCGCCGCATCGGCGTTGCCATCGGCAGCTCGCTGGGCGTGGGCGCGCGCGCCCTCGCGGTGATCGATGTACATGGCAATGGCCCGGACTGGAACGCGCTGGACAAGCTGCAAAAGGAATGGCGGCCGCAGGGCATGATCGTCGGCGATCCGCTCACCCTGGAAGGCGAGGACCAGCCCAACCGCAAGCGCGCGCACGCCTTTGCCAGGCAGTTGCAGCAGCGCTACAAGGTGCCGGTGTTGCTGGTGGACGAACGTTCCAGCTCGGTCGAGGCCGCGCAGCGCTTTGCCGTGGAGCGCGCCGAAGGCCGCAAGCGCCGCCGCGATGCCGCCAACCTCGACGCCGTTGCCGCCGCTGTCATCATCGAGCGCTGGTTGTCGGCGCCGCACGAAGCCACCCCTATTTCCTGACTGTCGAAGACCCTGCCATGACCGCTTCGCAACTTGATGCCCAAGGACGCCTGCGCCACCTGCTGACCCTGGATGGTTTGCCGCGGGAAACCCTGCTGCAGCTGCTCGACCGTGCCGGCCAGATCCGCGATGCTGCGGTCGGCCGTATCAACAACAAGCGCGCGGTGCTGGCTGGCACTGGTGTTTGCACGCTGTTCTTCGAACCTTCCACCCGCACCCGCAGCTCATTCCAGCTGGCGGCGCAGCGGCTGGGCGCGGACGTGTTGAATTTCGACGCATCCACCTCCTCGACCCGCAAGGGCGAAACCGCCTGTGACACGCTGAAGAACCTGGAAGCGATGGGCGTGCGCGGTTTCATCGTGCGCCACCCGGATGATGGTGCGGTGGCTGAACTGGCGGGTGCTGCAGGTGAAGGCACTGCCCTGATCAACGCCGGCGATGGCCGCAGCTCGCATCCGACCCAGGGCCTGCTCGACATGCTGACCCTGCGTCAGGCCAAGGGCAGTGATTTCTCCAAGCTGAAAGTGGTGATCGTCGGCGACGTGAAGCATTCGCGCGTGGCCCGTACCGACCTGTTGGCGATGCGTACGCTGGGCGTCGGCGAGATCCGCGTCTGCGGCCCGCAATCGCTGTTGCCGGAGGATGGAATCCTGGATGGCTGCGTGGTTGGGCAGGATTTCGACGCGATGCTGGAAGGCGTTGATGCGCTGATGATGCTGCGTCTGCAGCGCGAGCGCATGGAAGAAGGCCTGGTGCCGTCGCTGGAGCAGTACCACGCCGAATACGGCCTCAACAACGAGCGCCTGAAGCGCGCGGCCAAGGACGCAGCAGTGCTGCACCCGGGCCCGATCAACCGCGGCGTGGAGGTCACCGACGAAGTGGCCGACGGCCCGCAGTCCTGGGTGTTGCGCCAGGTTGCCAATGGTGTTGCCGTGCGCATGGCGGTGCTGGAAACCCTGTTGGGTTGATCGCTGCCGGCTAGGCCGCTGCTTGTCCCCCTCCCTTGCGCCGAAGGCGGAGGGGAGGGCTGGGGAGGGGTTGGCTTTTGAGGCTTTCAAACATTGCCAGCTTCGCGGCTTACGCCGCTCCTACAACAGCAGGTTGGGATTGCGTGATGCCCCAGTGTAGAGCCGAGCCACGCTCGGCTGGGGCTCTACCGGGAATGCCCCTGCCGAGCATGGCTCGGCACTACGCAGCTGCGCTGGGGCATTACCGGTAAAGCCTCTGCCGAGCATGGCTCGGCACTACCTGGGTGGCTAAGGCTTTCCTGCCTGGCGCTTGCGTTGCTGCTGGATGTAGGTCATTTCGTTCTCGGCGACCTTGTTGCCGGGTTCCAGTGCCAATGACTCTTCGTATGCTGTCTGGGCTGCGTCCAGGTCACCCAGCTCGATCAAGGCATAGCCGGTTCCGCGTAGTGCCAGCGCCTCGGCGTACGCTGCTTCAGGATGGCTGCGGGTCAATGCCAGCGCCTGCTGGTAACTGCTCAGCGCTGCCGACCAGTCCTTGCTCATGTTCAGCGCCGCACCGCGTTCGGTCAGCGCTTCCGGTTCATAGGGCGCGGTTGCATGGGCCTTGTCCAGCCATCGTATTGCCTGCGCCGCATCGCGCAGTTCCACGGCGATGTAGCCCAGCTGGATGTAGACGTTGGCACAGGCGCTGTCCAGCCAGTCGATGGGCTCGCCGTCGCCGTGATCGCGCAGGTAAAGCTCGTATTGCCGCTGGGTGCGGAAGCTCAGCGAACGCCGTCCTGGCGCTGCACGGTAAGCGTCACATTGGCGCGCGGCGTCGAGTAGCACGGCTTTGGCCTGGGCATGCTCGCCTTTCACATTCAGGGTGCCGGCCTCCTGTACGGAAGCACGCAACTCCTTGCCCAGCGCTGGCTCACCTGGCTGCGAGTAGATCTGTGTGGTGCTG harbors:
- a CDS encoding YqgE/AlgH family protein; amino-acid sequence: MSALSPPLSNHLLVALPSLVDPLFARSVALICQHDDNGAMGVVVNQPSDFTLGDVFAQMEIDTDDGDLRAVPVLNGGPVHTERGFVIHDDARAWDSSLKVADGLYLTTSRDILEAMARGEGPRNALVTLGCAGWSEGQLEQELADNSWLTVPADATVLFETPLDERWQLAGSRIGVDLFLVTGYSGRA
- the ruvX gene encoding Holliday junction resolvase RuvX; amino-acid sequence: MPESSALSTSSTVLGFDVGSRRIGVAIGSSLGVGARALAVIDVHGNGPDWNALDKLQKEWRPQGMIVGDPLTLEGEDQPNRKRAHAFARQLQQRYKVPVLLVDERSSSVEAAQRFAVERAEGRKRRRDAANLDAVAAAVIIERWLSAPHEATPIS
- a CDS encoding aspartate carbamoyltransferase catalytic subunit is translated as MTASQLDAQGRLRHLLTLDGLPRETLLQLLDRAGQIRDAAVGRINNKRAVLAGTGVCTLFFEPSTRTRSSFQLAAQRLGADVLNFDASTSSTRKGETACDTLKNLEAMGVRGFIVRHPDDGAVAELAGAAGEGTALINAGDGRSSHPTQGLLDMLTLRQAKGSDFSKLKVVIVGDVKHSRVARTDLLAMRTLGVGEIRVCGPQSLLPEDGILDGCVVGQDFDAMLEGVDALMMLRLQRERMEEGLVPSLEQYHAEYGLNNERLKRAAKDAAVLHPGPINRGVEVTDEVADGPQSWVLRQVANGVAVRMAVLETLLG
- a CDS encoding tetratricopeptide repeat protein, which codes for MRYLLCIALTLACANALADDPVDPVTLSTTQIYSQPGEPALGKELRASVQEAGTLNVKGEHAQAKAVLLDAARQCDAYRAAPGRRSLSFRTQRQYELYLRDHGDGEPIDWLDSACANVYIQLGYIAVELRDAAQAIRWLDKAHATAPYEPEALTERGAALNMSKDWSAALSSYQQALALTRSHPEAAYAEALALRGTGYALIELGDLDAAQTAYEESLALEPGNKVAENEMTYIQQQRKRQAGKP